The Xanthomonas sp. DAR 34887 genome has a segment encoding these proteins:
- the coaBC gene encoding bifunctional phosphopantothenoylcysteine decarboxylase/phosphopantothenate--cysteine ligase CoaBC, with product MTGTFEGPLQGRRVLLCVGGGIAAYKALELVRRLRAAGAEVQVAMTAGAQQFVTPLSFQALSAHPTRTSLWDSAAEQAMGHLELARWADRVVVAPATADLLARLAHGLADDLVTTLCLATDAPLTVCPAMNHRMWLHPATQANVATLRQRGASVVGPNDGPLAEGESGPGRLAEPEEIVAALGDGRAAAAVAAPLAAPAPVAATTGGGPLHGLRLLISAGPTYEDLDPVRYLGNRSSGKMGYALAAAAARQGASVVLVSGPVHLPTPDGVQRIDVRSAAQMRAAVLGALPADIYIGTAAVADYTPKQVAAQKIKKSGEVLTLELVRTPDILAEVAAQTQALKLVVGFAAETHDIERYARGKLNDKHLDLIIANQVGVAGNGFESDQNAATAYWQQGARSFPAVSKAQLAEQLLALIAERLHA from the coding sequence GTGACCGGTACTTTCGAGGGGCCCCTGCAGGGGCGGCGTGTGCTGTTGTGCGTAGGCGGCGGCATCGCTGCCTACAAGGCGCTGGAGCTGGTGCGACGGCTGCGCGCGGCGGGTGCCGAGGTGCAGGTGGCGATGACCGCCGGCGCGCAGCAGTTCGTCACGCCGCTGAGCTTCCAGGCGCTGTCCGCGCACCCGACCCGCACCAGCCTGTGGGACAGCGCCGCCGAGCAGGCGATGGGCCATCTGGAGCTGGCGCGCTGGGCCGATCGCGTGGTGGTGGCCCCGGCCACCGCCGACCTGCTGGCGCGGCTGGCCCATGGCCTGGCCGACGACCTGGTGACCACGCTGTGCCTGGCCACCGACGCGCCGCTGACCGTGTGCCCGGCGATGAACCACCGCATGTGGCTGCACCCTGCCACCCAGGCCAATGTCGCCACGCTGCGCCAACGCGGCGCCAGCGTGGTCGGGCCGAACGACGGCCCGCTGGCCGAGGGCGAGTCCGGTCCCGGACGCCTGGCCGAGCCGGAAGAGATCGTCGCCGCGCTGGGCGATGGCCGCGCAGCGGCCGCCGTCGCGGCCCCTCTGGCGGCGCCTGCGCCGGTCGCGGCCACCACCGGTGGCGGTCCGCTGCACGGCCTGCGCCTGCTGATCAGCGCCGGGCCGACCTACGAGGACCTGGACCCGGTGCGCTACCTCGGCAACCGCAGCAGCGGCAAGATGGGTTACGCCCTGGCCGCCGCCGCGGCGCGGCAGGGCGCGTCGGTGGTGCTGGTCAGCGGCCCGGTGCACCTGCCCACGCCCGACGGCGTGCAGCGCATCGACGTGCGCTCGGCCGCGCAGATGCGCGCCGCGGTGCTCGGCGCGTTGCCGGCCGACATCTACATCGGCACCGCCGCGGTCGCCGACTACACGCCCAAGCAGGTCGCCGCGCAGAAGATCAAGAAGAGCGGCGAGGTGCTGACCCTGGAACTGGTGCGCACCCCGGACATCCTGGCCGAGGTCGCCGCGCAGACCCAGGCGTTGAAACTGGTGGTCGGTTTCGCCGCCGAGACTCACGACATCGAACGCTATGCGCGTGGCAAACTCAACGACAAGCACCTGGACCTGATCATCGCCAACCAGGTGGGGGTGGCCGGCAACGGCTTCGAGAGCGACCAGAATGCCGCCACCGCCTACTGGCAACAGGGCGCGCGCAGCTTCCCGGCCGTGTCCAAGGCGCAACTGGCCGAACAACTGCTGGCCCTGATCGCGGAGCGACTGCACGCATGA
- the dut gene encoding dUTP diphosphatase has translation MTTPTPYPLQVKLLDPRFGDSWPLPDYATEASAGLDLRAATEAPLTLAPGDTALIPSGLSIYIADPQLCAVVLPRSGLGHRHGIVLGNGTGLIDADYQGPLLISVWNRGREPFTVAPGDRIAQLVVMPVVRVALQVVDTFADSARGTGGFGHTGVR, from the coding sequence ATGACCACCCCCACGCCATACCCGCTGCAGGTCAAGCTGCTCGATCCGCGCTTCGGCGACAGCTGGCCGCTGCCGGACTACGCCACCGAAGCCAGCGCCGGGCTCGATCTGCGCGCGGCCACCGAGGCGCCGCTGACCCTGGCGCCGGGCGATACCGCGCTGATTCCCAGCGGGCTGTCCATCTACATCGCCGATCCGCAGCTGTGCGCGGTGGTCTTGCCGCGCTCCGGGCTGGGCCATCGCCACGGCATCGTGCTCGGCAACGGCACCGGCCTGATCGATGCCGACTACCAGGGCCCGCTGCTGATCAGCGTCTGGAACCGGGGCCGCGAGCCGTTCACGGTCGCCCCCGGCGACCGCATCGCGCAGCTGGTGGTGATGCCGGTCGTGCGCGTTGCCCTGCAGGTGGTGGATACTTTCGCCGACAGCGCCAGGGGAACGGGTGGATTCGGCCATACCGGAGTGCGCTGA
- a CDS encoding phosphomannomutase/phosphoglucomutase has translation MSEATQRPPAPEGLRKAAPLLALLLAALAGWFGWSGAQQWRHEQSATALQQARDAAVAQTSQALAAVAKRFVAQLQQPAVQAALARGDATTAAQAVREGWKDAEDALVLPGDLNAGYADAGGFGYGRLALLEKALLTNAVASAVVRDGGGARLGLAAPVTLDTGAGVAYLRLPLRVLTAPVAQAAVPASGYLALRQGSYDVIGAGDAGLADHGDALSRPVGTTGLRVVAALPDAEIGPLGLDALPCLIVAGLLGFLALAVLLAARGRLPQPRRAKAAAAATEQEPTLRQSLQHREPPPPPPLPEGETAPAKVVPALTVPAAIFRAYDIRGVVGRDLSPQVAALIGQAIGAVMQEQGLNEVVVGRDGRLSGPELSAALIEGLRRAGCHVTDIGLAPTPVVYFASFHLRAGSCVAVTGSHNPPDYNGFKIVVGGETLSGAAITDLYARISEGRLPTAAEPGRLEQRDVGDDYIQRIADDVQLDRPLKVVADAGNGVGGELAPRLLEAIGAEVIPLYCDVDGTFPNHHPDPSEPHNLEDLIQTVKRFDADLGIAFDGDADRLGVVTKEGAVIYPDRLLMLFAADVLQRNPGALVIYDVKCTGKLSDYVLRNGGSPMVWKTGHSLIKAKMRETDAELAGEMSGHFFFKERWYGFDDGLYAAARLLEILAQREESPSEVLAELPDSVSTPEIKLPLADGQDAHALVAQLVAAAQQEGSAFAGGRLLTIDGLRADFADGWGLVRASNTTPVLVLRFEADSSAALERIKDLFRGQLQALLPSLAMGF, from the coding sequence ATGAGCGAGGCAACACAACGGCCGCCGGCGCCGGAGGGTTTGCGCAAGGCGGCGCCGCTGCTGGCGCTGCTGCTGGCCGCACTGGCCGGCTGGTTCGGCTGGAGCGGCGCGCAGCAATGGCGCCATGAACAGAGCGCCACGGCGCTGCAGCAGGCGCGCGACGCCGCGGTGGCGCAGACCTCGCAGGCGCTGGCGGCGGTCGCCAAGCGCTTCGTCGCGCAACTGCAGCAACCCGCGGTGCAGGCCGCCCTGGCGCGCGGCGACGCGACGACGGCCGCGCAAGCGGTGCGCGAGGGCTGGAAGGATGCGGAAGACGCCCTGGTGCTGCCGGGCGATCTGAATGCCGGCTACGCCGATGCGGGCGGCTTCGGCTATGGCCGCCTGGCGCTGCTGGAAAAGGCGTTGCTGACCAACGCGGTCGCCAGCGCGGTGGTGCGCGATGGCGGCGGGGCGCGCTTGGGCTTGGCCGCCCCGGTGACCCTGGACACGGGCGCCGGCGTGGCCTATCTGCGCCTGCCGCTGCGCGTGCTGACCGCGCCGGTGGCGCAGGCCGCGGTCCCGGCCAGCGGCTATCTGGCGCTGCGCCAGGGCAGCTACGACGTGATCGGCGCCGGCGATGCAGGCCTGGCCGACCATGGCGATGCATTGTCGCGGCCGGTCGGCACGACCGGGCTGCGGGTGGTCGCGGCCTTGCCCGACGCCGAGATCGGCCCGCTCGGCCTGGACGCGCTGCCATGCCTGATCGTCGCCGGCCTGCTCGGCTTTTTGGCGCTGGCGGTGCTGCTGGCCGCGCGTGGCCGCCTGCCGCAGCCGCGCCGCGCCAAGGCCGCCGCCGCGGCGACCGAGCAGGAACCCACCCTGCGGCAGAGCCTGCAGCATCGGGAACCGCCACCGCCGCCGCCATTGCCGGAGGGCGAGACGGCGCCGGCCAAGGTGGTTCCCGCACTGACCGTGCCGGCCGCGATCTTCCGCGCCTACGACATCCGCGGCGTGGTCGGCCGCGACCTCAGCCCGCAGGTCGCCGCCTTGATCGGCCAGGCGATCGGCGCGGTGATGCAGGAGCAGGGCTTGAACGAGGTGGTGGTCGGCCGCGACGGCCGCCTGTCCGGCCCGGAACTGTCGGCGGCGCTGATCGAGGGCCTGCGCCGCGCCGGCTGCCATGTCACCGACATCGGCCTGGCGCCGACCCCGGTGGTGTATTTCGCCAGCTTCCACCTGCGCGCCGGCAGCTGTGTGGCGGTGACCGGCAGCCACAACCCGCCGGACTACAACGGTTTCAAGATCGTGGTCGGCGGCGAGACGCTGTCCGGCGCGGCGATCACCGACCTGTACGCGCGGATCAGCGAAGGCCGCCTGCCGACCGCGGCCGAACCGGGGCGGCTGGAGCAGCGCGACGTCGGCGACGACTACATCCAGCGCATCGCCGACGACGTGCAGCTGGATCGCCCGCTCAAGGTGGTGGCCGATGCCGGCAACGGCGTGGGCGGCGAACTGGCGCCGCGGTTGCTGGAGGCGATCGGCGCGGAGGTCATCCCGCTGTATTGCGACGTCGACGGCACCTTCCCCAACCATCACCCCGATCCCAGCGAGCCGCACAACCTGGAAGACCTGATCCAGACCGTGAAGCGCTTCGATGCCGACCTGGGCATCGCCTTCGACGGCGATGCCGACCGGCTCGGCGTGGTCACCAAGGAAGGCGCGGTGATCTATCCCGACCGCCTGCTGATGCTGTTCGCCGCCGACGTGCTGCAGCGCAATCCCGGCGCGCTGGTGATCTATGACGTCAAGTGCACCGGCAAGCTGTCGGACTACGTGCTGCGCAATGGCGGCAGCCCGATGGTGTGGAAGACCGGGCATTCGCTGATCAAGGCGAAGATGCGCGAGACCGACGCCGAACTGGCCGGCGAGATGAGCGGCCACTTCTTCTTCAAGGAGCGTTGGTACGGTTTCGACGACGGCCTGTACGCGGCGGCGCGGCTGCTGGAGATCCTGGCGCAGCGCGAGGAGAGCCCGTCCGAGGTGCTGGCCGAGCTGCCCGACAGCGTGTCCACGCCGGAGATCAAGCTGCCGCTGGCCGACGGGCAGGACGCGCATGCGCTGGTCGCGCAGCTGGTCGCGGCCGCGCAGCAGGAAGGCTCGGCATTCGCCGGCGGGCGGCTGCTCACCATCGATGGCCTGCGCGCGGACTTCGCCGATGGCTGGGGCCTGGTGCGCGCGTCCAACACCACGCCGGTGCTGGTGCTGCGCTTCGAGGCCGACAGCAGTGCCGCGCTGGAGCGGATCAAGGACCTGTTCCGCGGCCAGCTGCAGGCGCTGCTGCCGTCGCTGGCGATGGGGTTCTAA
- the pyrE gene encoding orotate phosphoribosyltransferase has protein sequence MTDYRHRFLQLALDAQALRFGEFTLKSGRISPYFFNAGRFDSGSTVARLAACYADAADAAGLDFDLLFGPAYKGIPLATALACEYAQRDRDLPLAFNRKEAKTHGEGGSLIGAPLAGRRVLIVDDVITAGTAIREALAIIREAGGIPAAILVALDRQEIAGEHDRRSAAQAVAAEAGVPVVSVAHLGDLLAFIDGNADLVGFREPLLAYRARYGCDPSG, from the coding sequence ATGACCGACTACCGGCACCGTTTCCTGCAATTGGCCCTGGATGCGCAGGCGCTGCGCTTCGGCGAGTTCACGCTGAAGTCCGGGCGCATCAGCCCCTATTTCTTCAATGCCGGTCGCTTCGATTCCGGGAGCACGGTGGCGCGCCTGGCGGCGTGCTACGCCGACGCGGCCGACGCCGCCGGTCTCGACTTCGACCTGCTGTTCGGCCCGGCCTACAAGGGTATCCCGCTGGCGACCGCGCTGGCCTGCGAGTACGCGCAGCGCGACCGCGACCTGCCGCTGGCGTTCAACCGCAAGGAAGCCAAGACCCATGGCGAAGGCGGCAGCCTGATCGGCGCGCCGCTGGCCGGGCGCCGGGTGCTGATCGTGGACGACGTGATCACCGCCGGCACCGCGATCCGCGAGGCGCTGGCAATCATCCGCGAGGCCGGCGGCATCCCGGCGGCGATCCTGGTCGCGCTGGACCGCCAGGAGATCGCCGGCGAGCACGACCGGCGCTCGGCGGCGCAAGCGGTGGCGGCGGAAGCGGGGGTTCCTGTGGTGTCGGTCGCGCATCTGGGCGATCTGCTTGCATTCATCGATGGAAACGCCGACCTTGTCGGCTTCCGCGAACCGCTGCTGGCCTACCGGGCACGCTACGGCTGCGATCCGTCAGGCTGA
- a CDS encoding exodeoxyribonuclease III yields MRIISFNANGLRSAATKGFFEWFSSQHADVLCVQETKAQEHQLAGPAFLPDGYRAWFRDASTKKGYSGVAIYSKREPDEVRTALGWPEFDEEGRYLEARFGNLSVVSFYIPSGSSGELRQGYKFQVMDWLRPILVEWLHSGRDYVLCGDWNIVRSALDIKNWKSNQKNSGCLPVERDWLNGLCADRAEEADPASGRGWVDAYRALHPDGQDYTWWSNRGAARANDVGWRIDYQFVTPSLRERLQGCAIYTAQRFSDHAPFTVDYRE; encoded by the coding sequence ATGCGCATCATCAGCTTCAACGCCAACGGCCTGCGTTCGGCCGCCACCAAGGGCTTCTTCGAATGGTTTTCCAGCCAGCACGCCGATGTGCTGTGCGTGCAGGAAACCAAGGCGCAGGAGCATCAGCTGGCCGGGCCGGCGTTCCTGCCGGACGGCTACCGCGCCTGGTTCCGCGATGCCAGCACCAAGAAGGGCTACAGCGGCGTGGCCATCTACAGCAAACGCGAGCCGGACGAGGTGCGTACCGCGCTCGGCTGGCCCGAATTCGACGAGGAGGGTCGCTACCTGGAAGCGCGCTTCGGCAACCTGAGCGTGGTCTCGTTCTACATTCCCTCCGGCTCGTCGGGCGAACTGCGCCAGGGCTACAAGTTCCAGGTCATGGACTGGCTGCGGCCGATCCTGGTGGAATGGCTGCACAGCGGCCGCGACTACGTGCTGTGCGGCGACTGGAACATCGTGCGCTCGGCGCTGGACATCAAGAACTGGAAGTCCAACCAGAAGAATTCCGGCTGCCTGCCGGTCGAGCGCGACTGGCTCAACGGCCTGTGCGCCGACCGCGCCGAGGAGGCAGACCCGGCCAGCGGCCGCGGCTGGGTCGACGCCTACCGCGCGCTGCACCCCGATGGCCAGGACTACACCTGGTGGAGCAATCGCGGCGCGGCGCGCGCCAACGACGTGGGTTGGCGCATCGACTACCAGTTCGTCACCCCGTCGCTGCGCGAACGCCTGCAGGGCTGCGCGATCTACACCGCGCAGCGCTTCTCCGACCATGCGCCGTTCACGGTGGACTACCGCGAATGA
- a CDS encoding AmpG family muropeptide MFS transporter translates to MSGGASAAPVSYKGWAGIKRAFATPSAATMALLGFGSGLPFLLIASQTLSTRLRDVGLDLGSIGLISLASFFYLLKFLWAPLLDRYPFPLVAFLGRRRSWLLVAQLGVAIGLVALALMRPELSIGGLVLWVLIASFAGATQDSVVDAYRIEIAPAAAQAALAATYTFGYRIGLILSGAGALYLAQFGDWTLAYLVMAGLMLLPIATTLLCREPEVPVATVVRKIDVVGAFWQPISSFFTSNGLALGLGLLLFVGLFKFPDQVIGVMSGPFYLDSGFSKADIATVSKLFGVWMGIAGAFAGGLAVAAFGFRRMLFVAALGVALSNLAFLLMAQHPGQIWSFYAALSADNLFQGFAGTVLVAFMSSLTDRNFTATQYALLVSLANLPGKFVGGASGYIVEATSYSTFFVLSAFTVIPTLLLLAWLWPRIREQSAPAAPPAD, encoded by the coding sequence ATGAGCGGTGGTGCTTCCGCGGCGCCGGTGTCCTACAAGGGCTGGGCCGGGATCAAGCGCGCCTTCGCCACGCCGTCGGCGGCGACGATGGCGCTGCTGGGCTTCGGTAGCGGCCTGCCGTTCCTGCTGATCGCCTCGCAGACCCTGTCCACGCGCCTGCGCGACGTCGGCCTGGACTTGGGCAGCATCGGCTTGATCAGTCTGGCCAGCTTCTTCTACCTGCTCAAGTTCCTGTGGGCGCCGCTGCTGGACCGCTATCCGTTCCCGCTGGTCGCGTTTCTGGGCCGGCGCCGCTCGTGGCTGTTGGTGGCGCAGTTGGGGGTCGCGATCGGCCTGGTCGCGCTGGCGCTGATGCGCCCGGAGCTGAGCATCGGCGGCCTGGTGCTGTGGGTGCTGATCGCCTCCTTCGCCGGCGCCACCCAGGATTCGGTGGTCGATGCGTACCGGATCGAGATCGCCCCGGCGGCGGCCCAGGCCGCGCTCGCCGCGACCTACACCTTCGGCTACCGCATCGGCCTGATCCTGTCTGGCGCTGGCGCGCTGTACCTGGCCCAGTTCGGCGACTGGACCCTGGCCTATCTGGTGATGGCCGGGCTGATGCTGCTGCCGATCGCCACCACCTTGCTGTGCCGCGAACCGGAAGTGCCGGTGGCCACGGTGGTGCGCAAGATCGACGTGGTCGGCGCGTTCTGGCAGCCGATCTCTAGCTTCTTCACCAGCAATGGCCTGGCGTTGGGGCTGGGGCTGTTGCTGTTCGTGGGCCTGTTCAAGTTCCCCGACCAGGTGATCGGGGTGATGTCCGGGCCGTTCTACCTGGATTCGGGCTTCAGCAAGGCCGACATCGCCACGGTCTCCAAATTGTTTGGCGTGTGGATGGGCATCGCCGGCGCCTTCGCTGGCGGCCTGGCGGTGGCGGCGTTCGGCTTCCGGCGCATGCTGTTCGTCGCCGCGCTGGGCGTGGCGCTGTCGAACCTGGCGTTCCTGTTGATGGCCCAGCATCCCGGGCAGATCTGGTCGTTCTACGCCGCGCTCAGCGCCGACAACCTGTTCCAGGGCTTCGCCGGCACCGTGCTGGTCGCCTTCATGTCGTCGCTGACCGACCGCAACTTCACCGCCACCCAGTACGCGCTGCTGGTGTCGCTGGCCAACCTGCCGGGCAAGTTCGTCGGCGGCGCCTCGGGTTACATCGTCGAGGCTACCTCCTACAGCACCTTCTTCGTGCTCAGCGCGTTCACGGTGATCCCGACCCTGCTGCTGCTGGCCTGGCTGTGGCCGCGGATCCGTGAACAATCGGCGCCCGCCGCGCCGCCGGCGGATTGA
- a CDS encoding anhydro-N-acetylmuramic acid kinase produces MPNPIARDDAALFLGLMSGTSADGIDAALVRFAADGQAQLRLGRTYAWAPQQREALIALGEGGDIDSLDTLGRLDAEVAIAFAEAALRLLEDAGVVPAEVRAIGSHGQTVRHRPLAEPAFTWQLGDGNRIAELTGIATVCDFRRRDVAAGGHGAPLMPAFHAAMLGAAHEDRAVLNLGGIGNLTLLPAHGSVRGFDTGPANALLDAWCQRHLGQPYDAGGAFAASGQVDDGLLQRLLADPWFALAPPKSTGREHFHLRWVDALLEPAAHPAAAVQATLLELTAATVADALLAQQPATRQLVVCGGGVHNPLLLARLQARLPGVQVLSTQACGLDPDYVEAMGFAWLARQTLAGLPGNMPSVSGARGPRILGAIHLA; encoded by the coding sequence ATGCCCAATCCGATCGCACGCGATGACGCGGCCCTGTTTCTCGGCCTAATGTCCGGCACCAGCGCCGATGGCATCGATGCCGCGCTGGTGCGCTTCGCCGCCGATGGCCAGGCGCAGCTGCGCCTGGGCCGGACCTATGCCTGGGCGCCGCAGCAGCGCGAGGCGCTGATCGCACTGGGCGAAGGCGGCGACATCGATTCCCTGGACACGCTGGGCCGGCTCGATGCGGAAGTGGCGATCGCCTTCGCCGAGGCCGCGCTGCGCCTGCTCGAGGACGCCGGTGTCGTGCCCGCCGAGGTCCGCGCGATCGGCTCGCACGGGCAGACCGTGCGCCACCGGCCGCTGGCCGAGCCCGCCTTCACCTGGCAACTGGGCGACGGCAACCGCATCGCCGAGCTGACCGGCATCGCCACGGTATGCGATTTCCGCCGCCGCGACGTTGCCGCCGGCGGCCATGGCGCGCCGCTGATGCCGGCCTTCCACGCGGCGATGCTGGGCGCGGCGCACGAGGACCGCGCGGTGCTGAACCTGGGCGGGATCGGCAACCTGACATTGCTGCCGGCGCACGGCAGCGTGCGCGGGTTCGACACCGGCCCGGCCAATGCGCTGCTCGATGCCTGGTGCCAGCGCCATCTGGGCCAGCCCTACGATGCCGGCGGCGCCTTCGCCGCCAGCGGCCAGGTCGACGACGGCCTGCTGCAGCGCCTGCTGGCCGATCCCTGGTTCGCGCTGGCCCCGCCCAAGAGCACCGGGCGCGAGCACTTCCACCTGCGCTGGGTGGACGCGTTGCTGGAGCCGGCCGCGCATCCGGCCGCGGCGGTGCAGGCGACCTTGCTGGAACTGACCGCGGCCACCGTCGCCGATGCGCTGCTGGCGCAGCAGCCGGCCACGCGACAACTGGTGGTGTGCGGCGGCGGCGTACACAACCCGCTGCTGCTGGCGCGGCTGCAGGCGCGCCTGCCGGGCGTACAGGTGCTGTCGACCCAGGCGTGCGGCCTGGATCCGGACTACGTGGAAGCGATGGGCTTCGCCTGGCTGGCACGGCAGACGCTGGCCGGCTTGCCCGGCAATATGCCTTCGGTCAGCGGCGCACGCGGACCGCGCATCCTGGGCGCGATCCACCTGGCCTGA
- a CDS encoding peptidoglycan DD-metalloendopeptidase family protein — MQNSETEQERARKQRFQQRLHVLHDTALHRQLTQHLPAGRWTRRHWIHASLFATIGALVATIVPGFSNAIDVPLQTTHATLALPLPPISLAQQQGVAGDSWQVVRIQPGQTLGAVFEQLDIPATVMHQVLDHPGTREALTKLRPGAEIGFDLPVAGSLRGIRFDRDATHRVELSLLGDDIREKVTERETSTRTAVISGEISSSLYVAARKAGLSPSAIATMTDEIFKYDIDFDKDLQPGDRFSVVMDETWREGERIDTSKILAATFTTRGKTYSGFRFERDGKPAEYFDVTGRPLKKSFIRMPVSYSRISSTFGARKHPVLGTMRMHKGIDYAAPSGTPIMAAGDARVQFVGTQRGYGNVVILDHGKGYSTLYGHMSRFGGIKAGQRINQGTVIGFVGMTGMATGPHLHYEFRVDGVQRNPASVTMPPPTPLAGTELAAFRAQTSPALARIQRVEKLIYADAAPAKGDAPAKKKKAVASARSAQSSDAG; from the coding sequence ATGCAGAACAGCGAAACCGAACAGGAACGCGCGCGCAAGCAGCGCTTCCAGCAACGTCTCCATGTGCTTCACGACACCGCACTGCATCGACAGCTGACGCAGCATCTCCCCGCCGGCCGCTGGACGCGCCGCCACTGGATCCACGCCAGCCTGTTCGCCACCATCGGCGCGCTGGTGGCCACGATCGTGCCCGGCTTCTCCAATGCGATCGATGTGCCGCTGCAGACCACGCACGCGACCCTGGCGCTGCCGTTGCCGCCGATCTCGCTGGCCCAGCAGCAGGGCGTGGCCGGCGACAGCTGGCAGGTGGTGCGGATCCAGCCCGGGCAGACCCTGGGCGCGGTGTTCGAACAGCTCGACATCCCGGCCACGGTGATGCATCAGGTCCTGGATCACCCGGGCACGCGCGAGGCGCTGACCAAGCTGCGCCCCGGCGCCGAGATCGGCTTCGACCTGCCGGTGGCCGGCAGCCTGCGCGGCATCCGCTTCGACCGCGACGCCACCCACCGCGTGGAACTGTCGCTGCTCGGCGACGACATCCGCGAGAAGGTGACCGAGCGCGAGACCAGCACCCGCACCGCGGTCATCAGCGGCGAAATCAGCAGCTCGCTGTACGTGGCCGCGCGCAAGGCCGGGCTGTCGCCGTCGGCGATCGCGACGATGACCGACGAGATCTTCAAGTACGACATCGACTTCGACAAGGACCTGCAGCCGGGCGACCGCTTCAGCGTGGTGATGGACGAGACCTGGCGCGAAGGCGAGCGCATCGACACCAGCAAGATCCTGGCGGCGACCTTCACCACCCGCGGCAAGACCTACAGCGGCTTCCGCTTCGAGCGCGACGGCAAGCCGGCCGAGTACTTCGACGTCACCGGGCGGCCGCTGAAGAAGAGCTTCATCCGCATGCCGGTGTCCTACAGCCGCATCAGCTCGACCTTCGGCGCGCGCAAGCATCCGGTGCTGGGCACCATGCGCATGCACAAGGGTATCGACTACGCGGCGCCGTCGGGCACGCCGATCATGGCCGCCGGCGATGCGCGGGTGCAGTTCGTCGGTACCCAGCGCGGCTACGGCAACGTGGTGATCCTGGACCACGGCAAGGGCTACAGCACGCTGTACGGGCACATGTCGCGCTTCGGCGGGATCAAGGCCGGCCAGCGCATCAACCAGGGCACGGTGATCGGCTTCGTCGGCATGACCGGCATGGCCACCGGCCCGCACCTGCACTACGAATTCCGCGTGGACGGCGTGCAGCGCAATCCGGCCTCGGTGACGATGCCGCCGCCGACGCCGCTGGCGGGTACCGAGCTGGCCGCGTTCCGTGCGCAGACCTCGCCCGCGCTGGCGCGCATCCAGCGCGTGGAGAAGCTGATCTACGCCGATGCCGCACCGGCGAAGGGCGATGCTCCGGCGAAGAAGAAGAAGGCTGTCGCTTCGGCCAGGTCGGCGCAGTCCAGCGACGCCGGCTGA
- the tyrS gene encoding tyrosine--tRNA ligase: MSTIEESLALIGRGADEILKREELEARLRSGRPLRVKAGFDPTAPDLHIGHTVLLNKMRQFQQLGHQVIFLIGDFTGMIGDPTGKNVTRKPLTREDVLANARTYEEQVFKVLDRERTEVRFNSEWFGQMSAADMIRLAGQHTVARMLERDDFAKRYAAQQSIAIHEFLYPLVQGYDSVALKADVELGGTDQKFNLLMGRGLQEHYGQAAQIVLTMPLLEGLDGVNKMSKSLGNYIGISEPAIDIVTKTMKIGDELMWRWIELLSFDISLNEAQELKRQVQAGALHPREVKLRLARELTARFHDAAAAEQAIVGWHAVVTGQGDTSALPLQDVAVPAEGLRIAALLTAAGLTASNSEASRKLKERAVRVEGEVVEDPQHSLMPGFEGVLQVGKRTFARVRLVSG, from the coding sequence TTGTCCACGATTGAAGAGTCTCTTGCCCTGATCGGCCGCGGTGCCGACGAAATCCTCAAGCGCGAAGAGCTGGAAGCGCGGCTGCGCAGCGGTCGCCCGTTGCGCGTGAAAGCCGGCTTCGACCCGACCGCGCCCGACCTGCACATCGGCCATACCGTGTTGCTGAACAAGATGCGTCAGTTCCAGCAGCTGGGCCACCAGGTGATATTCCTGATCGGCGACTTCACCGGCATGATCGGCGACCCCACCGGCAAGAACGTCACCCGCAAGCCGCTGACCCGCGAGGACGTGCTCGCCAACGCGCGTACCTATGAAGAGCAGGTGTTCAAGGTGCTGGACCGCGAGCGCACCGAAGTGCGCTTCAATTCGGAGTGGTTCGGGCAGATGAGCGCGGCCGACATGATCCGCTTGGCCGGCCAGCACACGGTGGCGCGCATGCTCGAGCGCGACGACTTCGCCAAGCGCTATGCCGCGCAGCAGTCCATCGCCATCCACGAGTTCCTGTATCCGCTGGTGCAGGGCTACGATTCGGTGGCCTTGAAGGCCGATGTCGAACTGGGCGGCACCGATCAGAAGTTCAATCTATTGATGGGACGTGGCCTGCAGGAGCATTACGGGCAGGCGGCGCAGATCGTGCTGACCATGCCGCTGCTGGAGGGCCTGGACGGGGTCAACAAGATGTCCAAGTCGCTGGGCAACTACATCGGCATCAGCGAGCCGGCGATCGACATCGTCACCAAGACCATGAAGATCGGCGACGAACTGATGTGGCGCTGGATCGAGCTGCTGTCCTTCGATATCAGCCTGAACGAGGCGCAGGAACTGAAGCGGCAGGTGCAGGCCGGCGCATTGCATCCGCGCGAAGTGAAGCTGCGTCTGGCCCGCGAGCTGACTGCGCGCTTCCACGACGCCGCGGCCGCCGAGCAGGCCATCGTCGGCTGGCATGCGGTGGTGACCGGGCAGGGCGACACCAGCGCATTGCCGCTGCAGGACGTGGCGGTGCCGGCCGAAGGTCTGCGCATCGCCGCACTGCTGACCGCGGCCGGGCTGACCGCCAGCAATTCCGAAGCCAGCCGCAAGCTCAAGGAGCGTGCGGTAAGGGTGGAGGGCGAGGTGGTGGAAGACCCGCAGCACAGCTTGATGCCCGGATTCGAAGGCGTGTTGCAGGTGGGCAAGCGCACCTTTGCGCGCGTACGTCTGGTCTCGGGCTGA